CCTTGTCCCGAGTGAAGAGGTTGAACCTTGGTATCTGCACTATAGAATGCTTGACACCGCACCTTTTCTAAATAGTCTCGGGTCAGGCAGTACCTTCGATGAAGTGAGTAAGACGGAGGTTCAGTCGGTCGATATTCCAATTCCGCCACTCGAGGAACAGCGCAAAATCGCCACCGTACTCTACACAGTAGATAGGGCGATCGAAAAGACAGAGGAGATAGTTGAGCAGGCCACGCGTGTCCGGAAAGGATTACACCAGACACTTTTCCGGGAATGGTCTGAAGAAACGAATAAAGACCCTCTCGCCGGGGAATATCCAGCAGATTGGGAACTGAAGACATTATCTGATGTTGTTACTGTTACCGATGCAGAACACTTCACTCCAGATTACGTTGAATCCGGCATTCCTGTCTTGCGTCCCGGCGATCTGACTCCGGGAAGGATAAGTCTTGAAAATGTCGAGAAGCAAGTTGATGAAGAAACTTATGAGGAATTAACAAATCGATATACCCCCACCAGCGACGATATTGTCTATAGTAGAAGCCAGAACTTTGCGGTGGCCAGTCAGATAATTGAAGACGAGCGATACTGTCTTGGCCAAGATATGGTCGTCATTGAACCAGAAGAACTTAACGCGACATTCTTACTTCACCTTCTGAATTCCCCTGTCGTTAGAAATCAAGCGATTCGTCGTTCGACTGGTTCGACATTCAGTAGAGTGAACCTCGGAGATATTCGCTCTTATAGAGTGCCTATCCCCTCCAATGAAGTTCAGAGAACAATTGCGGGTGTTATCGCCAAAGCAGAAGAGCGAATTCGCATTGAGAAGGAAATCGAAAACCAGTTGAACTGTCTCAGACGCGGTCTAATGCAAGACCTCCTCTCGGGAACAATCCGAACGACCGACACTAACATAGAGGTTCCCGAGGAAATCACACAGCATGGTTAGTACCCCATCCGAATACGGCGTCGAACGCTCGCTTCTTTCGTGGCTCGACGGCGTCGGATGGGAAACCCACGGACAAGACGGCGACCGTGGCGCAAACGTCCTCGATGACGCCTACGAGCGCGACAGCCATGAAGTCCTCTACTGGTACCTCCTTGCCGAGCAGGTCGTCGCACTCAACGACGCCGTTACCGAGGACAACGTCGAGAAGTTCATCTCCTCGTTGAAGCGCGACCTCGATGCGGAGAACCTCATGAACGGCAACCGGGCGTTCCACCAACTGCTCACCAAAGGCAAGACTTTCTCCGTCCAGCGCGACGACGGCACAACTGAGACGATCTACGTTGACCTGATAGACTACGAGAACCCCGAGAACAACCGCTTCCACGCCGTCAATCAGTTCTCCGTTTCACGCGAGACGACCATCCGCCCGGACGTGTCCCTATTCGTCAACGGGATTCCGCTGGTGACGATGGAACTCAAGAGCCAGGCACAGGATAACGACTGGCACGA
This genomic interval from Halomicrobium urmianum contains the following:
- a CDS encoding restriction endonuclease subunit S — its product is MSEEATLDDFGGEADNEKVVDEHPRFGFLPDEWRISEISEVAEVVGGSTPSTNNEDYWGGGIPWATPTDITGLSGNTISETEDTLTEEGLESTSTHLLPPKSVLMTSRATIGKCAVNTVEMATNQGFKSLVPSEEVEPWYLHYRMLDTAPFLNSLGSGSTFDEVSKTEVQSVDIPIPPLEEQRKIATVLYTVDRAIEKTEEIVEQATRVRKGLHQTLFREWSEETNKDPLAGEYPADWELKTLSDVVTVTDAEHFTPDYVESGIPVLRPGDLTPGRISLENVEKQVDEETYEELTNRYTPTSDDIVYSRSQNFAVASQIIEDERYCLGQDMVVIEPEELNATFLLHLLNSPVVRNQAIRRSTGSTFSRVNLGDIRSYRVPIPSNEVQRTIAGVIAKAEERIRIEKEIENQLNCLRRGLMQDLLSGTIRTTDTNIEVPEEITQHG